One Caretta caretta isolate rCarCar2 chromosome 24, rCarCar1.hap1, whole genome shotgun sequence genomic region harbors:
- the OAZ3 gene encoding LOW QUALITY PROTEIN: ornithine decarboxylase antizyme 3 (The sequence of the model RefSeq protein was modified relative to this genomic sequence to represent the inferred CDS: deleted 2 bases in 2 codons; substituted 1 base at 1 genomic stop codon): MATSYTSARKGEGNNLGVSLGGVAWLGMSQCCPPHGETSQWLGHKEPGYLSWGPGARGSLCHGXALPEETSLLRDHTYLFSLSYTERGRKRNYSYPPCSPFAYYCYCYRYRLIYRRRMVPFHGSITLTERESLTVRPRYCLQCSESLGGGPASRGANQGELKELYKAGNLTVFAGDLLLPGLPVQLDFHFQLGPHSSAHWHGLLTDGKLFLDTPRGALDQNNRESLTATLEYVEEKTAVNLVFVNFQLARSDRGDLFRAFSYLGFEVVRPDHPSLPPWEDVIFMVCPLERDCCPELA; the protein is encoded by the exons ATGGCAACATCCTACACTAGTGCccggaagggggaggggaataacCTAGGTGTGTCCCTGGGGGGTGTGGCCTGGCTGGGCATGTCACAATGCTGCCCTCCCCATGGGGAAACGTCACAATGGCTGGGTCACAAAGAACCTGGCTACTTGAGCTGGGGCCCTGGGGCTCGG GGCTCACTTTGCCACGGGTAGGCACTGCCTGAAGAAACGTCGCTGCTCCGGGACCACACCTATCTGTTTTCCCTTTCTTACACTGAGAGAGGGAGGAAACGGAACTACTCataccccccctgctccccctttgcGTATTACTGTTACTGCTATCGCTATCGCCTCATCTACCGGCGGAGGATGGTGCCTTTCCACGGGAG TATCACCCTGACTGAGCGCGAGAGCCTGACCGTCAGACCTCGCTACTGCCTCCAATGTTCC GAGTCCTTGGGAGGCGGCCCGGCCAGCAGAGGGGCTAACCAGGGCGAGCTAAAAGAGTTGTACAAG GCTGGGAACCTGACAGTGTTTGCTGGCGACCTTCTGCTCCCTGGTCTCCCTGTCCAGCTGGACTTCCATTTCCAACtaggtccccacagctctgctcacTGGCACGGACTCCTAACTGACGGCAAGCTTTTCCTGGACACGCCCCGTGGCGCCCTGGATCAAAACAACCGCGAAAG CCTGACTGCGACGCTGGAATACGTGGAGGAAAAGACCGCCGTGAACCTCGTGTTTGTGAACTTCCAGCTGGCTCGCAGCGATCGCG GAGACCTGTTCCGAGCATTCAGTTACTTGGGCTTTGAGGTGGTCAGACCAGACCATCCCTCGCTGCCACCCTGGGAGGACGTTATCTTCATGGTTTGCCCGCTGGAGCGAGACTGCTGTCCGGAGCTGGCATGA